A genomic segment from Spinacia oleracea cultivar Varoflay chromosome 3, BTI_SOV_V1, whole genome shotgun sequence encodes:
- the LOC110789074 gene encoding protein DETOXIFICATION 35-like isoform X1: protein MEAPLLINGGSIERLKAENGDYAAVKSVSEAVSVFKEESGMLWKIAASLVFNIICTYATGSLTNIFAGHLGELELSAVSISMSVINTFSFGFLLGMGSALETLCGQAFGAGQVHMLGIYLQRSWIILLLSCVVLMPTYIFAAPLLRLLGQDPDVADLAGQFTFLTLPSVFSLAINFPTQKFLQAQSKVDVMAWIGFVVLIEHAVLLWLFISVLGWGLEGAAAAYNITRWATAIAQVVYVFGWCKDAWKGFSWAAFKDIWAFVRLSVASAVMLCLEIWYMMTIMLLAGHLPNAVITIGSLSICMNINGLQFMIFIGINAAVSVRVSNELGLQHPRATKYSVYVAVFQSLVIGLICMVFVLVARDYFAVIYTDSKELQQAVSKLAWLLGVTMVLNSVQPVISGVAVGGGWQATVANINLVCYYVFGLPLGYILGYVADFGVMGLWGGMIAGTVLQTLILLFILYKTNWNKEVEETSNRMQKWGGQDINVDKNGAKI, encoded by the exons atggaggcACCATTGCTGATCAACGGCGGCAGCATTGAGAGGTTGAAGGCGGAAAATGGAGACTACGCGGCGGTGAAGAGCGTAAGCGAGGCGGTGTCGGTGTTTAAGGAGGAGTCGGGAATGCTATGGAAGATAGCAGCTTCGTTAGTTTTTAACATAATTTGTACGTACGCCACTGGTTCTCTTACCAATATTTTTGCAGGGCATCTTGGGGAGCTTGAGCTTTCTGCTGTTTCCATTTCCATGTCCGTTATCAACACCTTCTCCTTCGGATTCCTG CTTGGTATGGGGAGCGCACTTGAGACATTATGTGGACAAGCTTTCGGTGCAGGACAAGTTCATATGCTTGGAATTTACCTGCAACGCTCTTGGATTATCCTATTACTCAGCTGTGTTGTACTGATGCCAACTTACATCTTTGCTGCACCATTGTTAAGGCTTCTAGGACAGGATCCTGATGTAGCCGACCTTGCTGGACAGTTCACCTTCCTTACACTACCCTCCGTGTTCTCGTTGGCTATCAATTTTcctactcaaaagttcttacaAGCACAAAGCAAGGTTGATGTAATGGCTTGGATCGGATTTGTTGTTTTGATCGAACATGCTGTACTTCTATGGCTTTTTATTTCTGTATTGGGATGGGGTTTGGAAGGAGCTGCAGCAGCTTACAACATCACAAGATGGGCGACTGCAATTGCCCAAGTTGTATATGTATTTGGTTGGTGTAAGGATGCTTGGAAAGGTTTCTCATGGGCTGCTTTTAAGGACATATGGGCCTTTGTTAGGCTTTCAGTTGCTTCGGctgtcatgctttgccttgaaATCTGGTACATGATGACCATAATGCTTCTTGCTGGTCATCTTCCAAATGCTGTCATTACTATTGGCTCCCTTTCTATCTG CATGAATATAAATGGACTACAATTTATGATATTCATTGGAATAAACGCTGCTGTAAG TGTACGTGTATCAAATGAGCTCGGGTTGCAGCATCCAAGGGCAACCAAATATAGTGTGTACGTTGCAGTCTTCCAGTCTCTAGTCATCGGGCTTATTTGCATGGTCTTTGTCCTGGTTGCTAGAGATTATTTTGCTGTAATTTACACTGACAGCAAGGAATTGCAACAAGCAGTTTCCAAATTAGCCTGGCTTCTTGGTGTGACAATGGTTCTTAATAGTGTTCAGCCTGTCATTTCAG GAGTCGCCGTTGGAGGGGGGTGGCAAGCTACTGTGGCAAACATAAATTTAGTGTGCTACTATGTTTTCGGGTTACCTCTTGGATACATTCTCGGCTATGTTGCAGATTTTGGAGTAATG GGCCTTTGGGGTGGTATGATAGCAGGAACCGTCTTGCAGACACTCATTCTACTCTTCATCCTTTACAAAACGAATTGGAATAAAGAG GTGGAGGAAACAAGCAACAGAATGCAGAAGTGGGGTGGACAAGATATCAACGTAGATAAGAATGGTGCTAAAATATGA
- the LOC110789074 gene encoding protein DETOXIFICATION 35-like isoform X2 yields the protein MSVINTFSFGFLLGMGSALETLCGQAFGAGQVHMLGIYLQRSWIILLLSCVVLMPTYIFAAPLLRLLGQDPDVADLAGQFTFLTLPSVFSLAINFPTQKFLQAQSKVDVMAWIGFVVLIEHAVLLWLFISVLGWGLEGAAAAYNITRWATAIAQVVYVFGWCKDAWKGFSWAAFKDIWAFVRLSVASAVMLCLEIWYMMTIMLLAGHLPNAVITIGSLSICMNINGLQFMIFIGINAAVSVRVSNELGLQHPRATKYSVYVAVFQSLVIGLICMVFVLVARDYFAVIYTDSKELQQAVSKLAWLLGVTMVLNSVQPVISGVAVGGGWQATVANINLVCYYVFGLPLGYILGYVADFGVMGLWGGMIAGTVLQTLILLFILYKTNWNKEVEETSNRMQKWGGQDINVDKNGAKI from the exons ATGTCCGTTATCAACACCTTCTCCTTCGGATTCCTG CTTGGTATGGGGAGCGCACTTGAGACATTATGTGGACAAGCTTTCGGTGCAGGACAAGTTCATATGCTTGGAATTTACCTGCAACGCTCTTGGATTATCCTATTACTCAGCTGTGTTGTACTGATGCCAACTTACATCTTTGCTGCACCATTGTTAAGGCTTCTAGGACAGGATCCTGATGTAGCCGACCTTGCTGGACAGTTCACCTTCCTTACACTACCCTCCGTGTTCTCGTTGGCTATCAATTTTcctactcaaaagttcttacaAGCACAAAGCAAGGTTGATGTAATGGCTTGGATCGGATTTGTTGTTTTGATCGAACATGCTGTACTTCTATGGCTTTTTATTTCTGTATTGGGATGGGGTTTGGAAGGAGCTGCAGCAGCTTACAACATCACAAGATGGGCGACTGCAATTGCCCAAGTTGTATATGTATTTGGTTGGTGTAAGGATGCTTGGAAAGGTTTCTCATGGGCTGCTTTTAAGGACATATGGGCCTTTGTTAGGCTTTCAGTTGCTTCGGctgtcatgctttgccttgaaATCTGGTACATGATGACCATAATGCTTCTTGCTGGTCATCTTCCAAATGCTGTCATTACTATTGGCTCCCTTTCTATCTG CATGAATATAAATGGACTACAATTTATGATATTCATTGGAATAAACGCTGCTGTAAG TGTACGTGTATCAAATGAGCTCGGGTTGCAGCATCCAAGGGCAACCAAATATAGTGTGTACGTTGCAGTCTTCCAGTCTCTAGTCATCGGGCTTATTTGCATGGTCTTTGTCCTGGTTGCTAGAGATTATTTTGCTGTAATTTACACTGACAGCAAGGAATTGCAACAAGCAGTTTCCAAATTAGCCTGGCTTCTTGGTGTGACAATGGTTCTTAATAGTGTTCAGCCTGTCATTTCAG GAGTCGCCGTTGGAGGGGGGTGGCAAGCTACTGTGGCAAACATAAATTTAGTGTGCTACTATGTTTTCGGGTTACCTCTTGGATACATTCTCGGCTATGTTGCAGATTTTGGAGTAATG GGCCTTTGGGGTGGTATGATAGCAGGAACCGTCTTGCAGACACTCATTCTACTCTTCATCCTTTACAAAACGAATTGGAATAAAGAG GTGGAGGAAACAAGCAACAGAATGCAGAAGTGGGGTGGACAAGATATCAACGTAGATAAGAATGGTGCTAAAATATGA
- the LOC110789074 gene encoding protein DETOXIFICATION 35-like isoform X3 encodes MQIELGMGSALETLCGQAFGAGQVHMLGIYLQRSWIILLLSCVVLMPTYIFAAPLLRLLGQDPDVADLAGQFTFLTLPSVFSLAINFPTQKFLQAQSKVDVMAWIGFVVLIEHAVLLWLFISVLGWGLEGAAAAYNITRWATAIAQVVYVFGWCKDAWKGFSWAAFKDIWAFVRLSVASAVMLCLEIWYMMTIMLLAGHLPNAVITIGSLSICMNINGLQFMIFIGINAAVSVRVSNELGLQHPRATKYSVYVAVFQSLVIGLICMVFVLVARDYFAVIYTDSKELQQAVSKLAWLLGVTMVLNSVQPVISGVAVGGGWQATVANINLVCYYVFGLPLGYILGYVADFGVMGLWGGMIAGTVLQTLILLFILYKTNWNKEVEETSNRMQKWGGQDINVDKNGAKI; translated from the exons CTTGGTATGGGGAGCGCACTTGAGACATTATGTGGACAAGCTTTCGGTGCAGGACAAGTTCATATGCTTGGAATTTACCTGCAACGCTCTTGGATTATCCTATTACTCAGCTGTGTTGTACTGATGCCAACTTACATCTTTGCTGCACCATTGTTAAGGCTTCTAGGACAGGATCCTGATGTAGCCGACCTTGCTGGACAGTTCACCTTCCTTACACTACCCTCCGTGTTCTCGTTGGCTATCAATTTTcctactcaaaagttcttacaAGCACAAAGCAAGGTTGATGTAATGGCTTGGATCGGATTTGTTGTTTTGATCGAACATGCTGTACTTCTATGGCTTTTTATTTCTGTATTGGGATGGGGTTTGGAAGGAGCTGCAGCAGCTTACAACATCACAAGATGGGCGACTGCAATTGCCCAAGTTGTATATGTATTTGGTTGGTGTAAGGATGCTTGGAAAGGTTTCTCATGGGCTGCTTTTAAGGACATATGGGCCTTTGTTAGGCTTTCAGTTGCTTCGGctgtcatgctttgccttgaaATCTGGTACATGATGACCATAATGCTTCTTGCTGGTCATCTTCCAAATGCTGTCATTACTATTGGCTCCCTTTCTATCTG CATGAATATAAATGGACTACAATTTATGATATTCATTGGAATAAACGCTGCTGTAAG TGTACGTGTATCAAATGAGCTCGGGTTGCAGCATCCAAGGGCAACCAAATATAGTGTGTACGTTGCAGTCTTCCAGTCTCTAGTCATCGGGCTTATTTGCATGGTCTTTGTCCTGGTTGCTAGAGATTATTTTGCTGTAATTTACACTGACAGCAAGGAATTGCAACAAGCAGTTTCCAAATTAGCCTGGCTTCTTGGTGTGACAATGGTTCTTAATAGTGTTCAGCCTGTCATTTCAG GAGTCGCCGTTGGAGGGGGGTGGCAAGCTACTGTGGCAAACATAAATTTAGTGTGCTACTATGTTTTCGGGTTACCTCTTGGATACATTCTCGGCTATGTTGCAGATTTTGGAGTAATG GGCCTTTGGGGTGGTATGATAGCAGGAACCGTCTTGCAGACACTCATTCTACTCTTCATCCTTTACAAAACGAATTGGAATAAAGAG GTGGAGGAAACAAGCAACAGAATGCAGAAGTGGGGTGGACAAGATATCAACGTAGATAAGAATGGTGCTAAAATATGA